A genome region from Thermoanaerobacterium xylanolyticum LX-11 includes the following:
- a CDS encoding biotin--[acetyl-CoA-carboxylase] ligase codes for MLKNDVLSILKSNKGKYTSGQDLCYKLNVSRTAVWKCINELKSDGYIIDSKHKSGYILMEEPDIINYTEISPNLKTDFIGRNYLYFDTISSTNDYAKEIASDSPDGTTIVAEEQTSGRGRMGRLWVSYKKQGIWMSIILKPDIAPNDAVKLTQVAAVSLVDAIKETANLTSYIKWPNDIIVNGKKVCGILTEMNGELDKINFIVVGIGVNVNVDSFPVDLQDKATSLSIEASKKIDRKLLTASILNNFEKYYRTFLDEGFLNIRNLCKEYSLTLEKDVKAIMNNKEYVGRAIDIDNDGNLIVMFKNGEKKAITSGEVSIRGLTDYI; via the coding sequence TTGCTAAAAAATGATGTTTTATCGATTTTGAAATCAAATAAAGGAAAATACACATCAGGTCAAGATTTGTGCTACAAGTTAAATGTTTCAAGGACAGCAGTGTGGAAGTGCATAAATGAGTTGAAGTCAGACGGTTACATCATAGATTCCAAACACAAATCAGGATACATTCTGATGGAAGAACCTGATATCATAAATTACACTGAAATATCTCCAAATCTAAAGACTGATTTTATAGGAAGAAACTATCTGTACTTCGATACAATATCATCTACAAATGACTATGCAAAAGAAATAGCTTCAGATTCCCCTGATGGAACGACAATCGTTGCAGAAGAACAGACATCTGGAAGAGGCCGCATGGGTAGACTCTGGGTTTCTTACAAAAAGCAAGGTATATGGATGTCTATTATACTTAAACCAGATATAGCACCTAATGACGCAGTTAAGCTGACACAAGTTGCAGCAGTATCATTAGTAGACGCAATAAAAGAAACAGCAAATTTGACATCTTACATAAAGTGGCCAAATGACATAATCGTAAATGGCAAAAAGGTTTGTGGAATCCTGACAGAAATGAATGGCGAATTAGATAAAATAAATTTTATAGTAGTAGGCATAGGAGTAAATGTCAATGTTGACAGTTTTCCAGTTGATTTGCAGGATAAAGCTACATCTCTCTCCATTGAGGCTTCGAAAAAAATAGATAGAAAACTTTTAACAGCATCTATACTAAACAATTTTGAAAAATATTATCGTACATTCCTTGATGAGGGATTTTTGAATATTAGAAATCTGTGCAAAGAATACTCTTTGACATTAGAAAAAGATGTAAAAGCCATTATGAACAACAAGGAATATGTAGGACGAGCTATTGACATAGACAATGACGGTAATCTCATCGTCATGTTTAAAAACGGCGAAAAAAAAGCGATAACATCTGGTGAAGTGTCGATAAGAGGTCTGACTGATTACATCTGA
- the hprK gene encoding HPr(Ser) kinase/phosphatase — translation MLSVSVEDLIKDLSLEVIVEAKEKIDITTSDVNRPGLQFSGFYEHFAKERVQVIGMVETAFIDGMPLDLLAERADKFFEYPVPCVIVTRGLNIKREIVDAAQKHGRYLLRTKESSTKFISRLINYLEEKLAPQITIHGDLVDVYGVGVLLLGESGIGKSETALELIKRGHRLVADDATEIRKISDYVLQGSSPDIIRHYIEIRGIGILDIKTLYGVGSVRDNMNIDLVIQLEEWDEDKYYDRLGLDDDYIKFLDIKVPKLTIPVRPGRNLAIIVEVAAMNHRQKQMGYNAAHELNKKLLKQIST, via the coding sequence TTGTTAAGTGTATCTGTTGAGGATTTAATTAAAGATCTGAGCTTAGAAGTTATAGTAGAAGCTAAGGAAAAGATCGATATAACCACAAGTGATGTAAACAGACCGGGTCTTCAATTTTCAGGATTTTATGAGCATTTTGCTAAAGAGAGAGTTCAAGTCATAGGGATGGTAGAAACAGCTTTTATAGACGGAATGCCTCTTGATTTGTTAGCAGAAAGGGCTGATAAATTTTTTGAATACCCTGTGCCTTGTGTAATTGTCACAAGGGGATTGAATATAAAAAGGGAAATCGTAGATGCGGCACAAAAACATGGTCGTTATCTATTAAGGACGAAGGAATCATCTACAAAATTCATAAGCAGACTCATTAATTATTTGGAAGAAAAATTGGCACCGCAGATTACTATTCATGGAGATCTTGTAGATGTGTATGGCGTTGGTGTGCTTTTATTGGGAGAAAGCGGTATAGGAAAAAGCGAGACAGCCCTTGAGCTTATAAAAAGAGGTCATAGGCTTGTGGCTGATGATGCAACGGAGATAAGGAAAATTAGCGATTACGTCTTACAAGGAAGTTCACCTGATATAATACGGCATTATATAGAGATAAGAGGAATAGGAATACTTGATATAAAGACACTTTACGGTGTCGGTTCAGTAAGGGACAACATGAACATCGACTTGGTGATACAACTGGAGGAGTGGGATGAGGATAAGTACTATGATAGGCTGGGGCTTGATGACGATTACATAAAGTTTTTAGACATAAAAGTTCCAAAGCTGACTATACCTGTAAGACCGGGGCGAAATCTTGCCATAATAGTGGAAGTGGCAGCCATGAATCACAGGCAAAAGCAAATGGGCTATAACGCTGCTCATGAGCTTAATAAAAAATTGTTGAAACAGATTTCCACATAA
- a CDS encoding phosphatase, whose protein sequence is MNLLLDTHTHTVASGHAYSTIMENAKGASEKGLELICMTDHGPKMPGGPHIFHFGNLKVMPREIYGVEILRGVEANIIDRDGNLDVPDEILKKLDVVIASLHDVCFPYRDVESNTEAIINAMKNPYVDIIGHPGNPLFEIDIDKVIEAALEYDTCIEINNSSFVSSRVGSYDNCLLIAKKASVKNVKICVGSDAHISFDVGRFDKAVEVIESANIGEENILNTDVGKFKAYLKSKGKLRN, encoded by the coding sequence ATGAATCTTTTACTTGATACACATACACATACGGTAGCAAGTGGACATGCTTATAGTACAATAATGGAAAATGCCAAAGGAGCATCTGAAAAAGGTCTTGAACTTATCTGCATGACCGATCATGGGCCTAAAATGCCTGGTGGACCACATATTTTTCACTTTGGCAATTTAAAAGTCATGCCGAGGGAGATATATGGCGTTGAAATACTAAGAGGTGTTGAAGCAAACATAATCGATAGAGATGGAAATCTCGATGTTCCAGATGAAATCTTGAAGAAGTTGGATGTCGTTATTGCCAGTCTTCACGATGTGTGTTTTCCTTACAGGGATGTAGAATCAAATACGGAAGCTATCATCAATGCGATGAAAAACCCTTATGTAGATATCATTGGCCATCCTGGCAATCCTTTGTTTGAAATTGATATCGATAAAGTAATAGAAGCGGCATTGGAATACGATACGTGTATAGAGATAAACAACAGTTCTTTTGTGTCTTCCAGAGTTGGAAGTTATGACAATTGCCTTTTAATAGCCAAAAAAGCTTCGGTGAAAAATGTGAAGATCTGTGTTGGAAGCGATGCACATATATCGTTTGATGTAGGAAGATTTGACAAGGCAGTGGAAGTAATTGAAAGCGCAAATATTGGAGAGGAAAATATTTTAAATACAGATGTAGGTAAGTTTAAAGCGTATTTAAAGTCAAAGGGAAAACTTAGAAATTGA
- a CDS encoding ROK family protein, translated as MRIGVDIGGTNIAVGLVDMDGKIVATGSRPAEPKRGYAAIAKDIAEISLELVKRCGLDVSQIESMGIGVPGVADNEKGIVLRAVNLYWTKVPLVKEIHKYIDVPINMDNDANVAALAEGVFGAGRGTNSSVTITLGTGVGSGFILNGKVFNGSHHFAPELGHIVIGDNGVLCNCGKVGCLETFASATALIREGKKAVMKNSDSLILKLAGGEIESITAKNVIDAARQFDETAMLIFNDYVKYLAIGIVNIINILDPEVVIIGGGVANAGDFLLKPLKEEVSKNILFKDLPYADIRKAELGNDAGIIGAAIL; from the coding sequence ATGAGAATTGGCGTTGATATAGGAGGAACAAACATAGCTGTTGGGTTAGTCGACATGGATGGGAAAATAGTAGCGACAGGATCGAGACCTGCAGAGCCTAAAAGAGGTTATGCTGCTATTGCTAAAGACATTGCTGAAATTTCGCTGGAACTTGTGAAAAGGTGTGGGCTTGACGTATCTCAAATTGAGTCGATGGGTATTGGTGTTCCTGGTGTTGCTGATAACGAAAAAGGTATTGTCTTAAGAGCTGTGAATTTATATTGGACAAAGGTGCCATTAGTAAAGGAAATACATAAATACATCGATGTGCCTATAAACATGGACAATGACGCAAATGTAGCAGCGCTTGCGGAAGGTGTATTTGGAGCTGGAAGAGGTACAAACTCATCTGTTACTATAACTTTGGGCACAGGTGTAGGTTCCGGATTTATATTAAATGGCAAAGTGTTTAACGGTTCGCACCATTTTGCTCCTGAGCTGGGGCACATTGTGATTGGAGACAATGGGGTTTTGTGCAATTGCGGTAAAGTAGGATGTCTTGAGACTTTTGCGTCTGCAACGGCATTAATCAGAGAAGGCAAAAAGGCTGTCATGAAAAACAGCGATTCTCTTATACTCAAATTGGCAGGCGGAGAGATTGAGTCCATAACGGCTAAAAACGTAATTGATGCTGCAAGGCAATTTGATGAAACAGCAATGCTTATATTTAATGATTACGTAAAGTATCTAGCAATAGGAATTGTCAATATCATAAACATACTTGATCCAGAAGTAGTCATAATAGGTGGCGGTGTTGCTAATGCTGGTGATTTCCTTTTAAAGCCGCTTAAAGAAGAAGTAAGCAAAAACATACTTTTTAAAGATCTGCCTTATGCTGACATTAGAAAAGCAGAGCTTGGAAATGATGCTGGAATAATAGGCGCAGCAATTCTTTAA
- a CDS encoding long-chain-fatty-acid--CoA ligase, which produces MKIYEFFEKNAGLKDHVAIKFKGETITYGDLPKYVNSYAAYLQSLGVKKGDKVILSMPNCPEFVFSYLGSAKAGAVTIPLNLMYTMEEIQYVVKESEADTIVVHPVVLKNVDISAFGKLNLKNIVVLSDDTKKKIMEHDDFKQVEIDDDEVCTYLYTSGTTGKPKGAMLTHRNFEADVVAMDEISDLGPDDNFLCVLPLFHSFSWTVNVLFALYLGSTVTIKDNFMPKDTLETLLNEDITVFCGVPSIFAFLIRMVEKGQFKALRLAISGGAPLAPEVQRGFEEKFNFPLVEGYGLSEAAPVAMLNPLGVDEIRKPGSIGLPLPCNEAKIVDEYNNEVPVGEVGELILKGSNIMVGYHNMPEETEKVLRNGWLHTGDVAKKDEDGYYYIVDRLKDMIILGGFNVYPREVEEALMEHPAVREAAVIGVGDKYKGEEVKAFIVLEDGMTADRKELQNFLHDKLAKYKIPKIFEFVNELPKSPTGKVLKKLLK; this is translated from the coding sequence GTGAAGATTTATGAGTTTTTTGAGAAAAACGCAGGTTTAAAAGATCACGTTGCGATAAAATTTAAAGGTGAAACTATAACATACGGCGATTTGCCAAAGTATGTAAATAGTTATGCAGCGTATCTTCAATCTTTAGGCGTCAAAAAAGGGGATAAAGTAATACTTAGCATGCCAAATTGCCCGGAATTTGTTTTTTCGTATTTAGGTTCTGCAAAGGCTGGAGCTGTTACTATTCCTTTAAACCTCATGTACACGATGGAAGAAATCCAGTACGTTGTCAAAGAATCTGAAGCGGATACTATTGTGGTGCATCCTGTCGTTCTTAAAAATGTGGATATATCAGCTTTTGGAAAGCTGAATCTAAAAAACATAGTAGTTTTAAGCGATGACACAAAGAAAAAAATTATGGAACACGATGATTTTAAGCAAGTTGAGATAGATGATGATGAAGTTTGCACATACCTATATACGTCAGGGACAACTGGCAAGCCAAAAGGTGCTATGCTTACACATAGAAATTTTGAAGCTGATGTAGTGGCGATGGATGAAATATCTGATTTAGGCCCAGATGATAATTTTCTATGCGTGTTGCCGCTTTTCCACAGCTTTTCATGGACTGTAAATGTGCTATTTGCATTATATCTTGGCAGCACAGTAACTATTAAAGACAACTTCATGCCAAAGGATACGTTGGAGACGCTTTTAAATGAAGATATAACTGTATTTTGCGGTGTCCCATCTATTTTTGCATTTTTGATTAGAATGGTAGAAAAAGGACAGTTTAAAGCATTAAGGCTTGCTATCTCAGGCGGTGCGCCATTAGCGCCAGAAGTGCAAAGGGGATTTGAAGAAAAGTTTAATTTTCCGCTTGTTGAAGGATATGGATTGTCAGAAGCTGCGCCTGTAGCGATGTTGAATCCCCTTGGAGTTGATGAAATAAGGAAGCCAGGCTCCATAGGGCTACCTCTTCCGTGCAATGAAGCTAAAATAGTAGACGAATACAACAATGAAGTGCCAGTTGGTGAAGTAGGTGAGCTTATTTTAAAAGGTTCCAACATAATGGTAGGATATCACAATATGCCAGAGGAGACAGAAAAGGTTTTGCGAAATGGATGGCTTCATACAGGTGATGTTGCAAAAAAAGACGAAGATGGCTATTATTATATAGTTGATAGACTTAAAGACATGATTATATTGGGAGGATTTAATGTATATCCCAGAGAAGTAGAAGAAGCCCTTATGGAGCACCCTGCAGTAAGAGAAGCAGCAGTCATCGGAGTTGGTGATAAATATAAGGGTGAGGAAGTAAAGGCATTTATTGTGTTGGAAGATGGAATGACTGCAGACAGAAAAGAGCTTCAAAACTTCTTGCATGATAAATTGGCAAAGTATAAAATTCCTAAGATATTTGAGTTTGTCAATGAACTTCCTAAGAGTCCAACTGGGAAGGTGTTAAAGAAGTTGCTTAAATGA
- a CDS encoding LacI family DNA-binding transcriptional regulator, whose amino-acid sequence MITIKDVAKEAGVSVATISRVLNNSPGVSDETRERVLSVIKRLNYNPNLLGRNLRRMETKMVLVLLPTISNPFYARIVKGIEDVAQKNGYGVMLCNTDSNIEREKMYLELLKNRLSDGVIFMAPEMDKDELNEIGEKYAVVQCCEYKEGANVSHVSIDNYKASYKAVKHLIGLGHKHIGLISCKNNFLSTKHREEGYKSALEDSGISFNPDYIRYGDYSFKSGFRAAQGLLKDHKEITAIFAISDIMAIGAIKSCYENSLKVPDDIGIVGFDNISFASMYNPSLTTVSQPKYDIGCTAMELLIKQIENKGGYKENIVLEHELIIRHSTVK is encoded by the coding sequence ATGATAACGATAAAAGATGTTGCCAAAGAAGCTGGCGTATCTGTTGCTACAATATCGAGGGTTTTGAATAACAGTCCTGGCGTCTCGGATGAGACGAGAGAAAGAGTTTTATCTGTTATAAAAAGGCTAAACTACAATCCCAATCTTTTGGGGCGCAATCTTCGTAGGATGGAGACTAAAATGGTGTTGGTGCTGCTTCCCACAATATCAAATCCCTTTTACGCAAGGATAGTAAAAGGCATAGAGGATGTGGCACAAAAAAATGGGTATGGTGTGATGCTTTGCAATACAGATTCCAATATAGAGAGAGAAAAGATGTACCTGGAGCTTTTAAAGAACAGGTTGTCTGACGGTGTGATTTTTATGGCGCCTGAGATGGATAAAGACGAGCTTAACGAGATAGGAGAAAAATACGCCGTTGTCCAGTGTTGCGAGTACAAGGAGGGTGCAAATGTTTCACATGTATCTATAGACAATTACAAGGCATCGTATAAGGCGGTAAAGCATCTGATTGGATTAGGGCATAAGCACATCGGGCTCATTAGCTGCAAAAATAATTTTTTGTCTACAAAACACAGGGAAGAAGGATATAAAAGCGCTTTAGAGGATTCAGGAATCTCGTTTAATCCCGATTACATAAGGTATGGCGATTATTCATTTAAAAGCGGCTTCAGAGCAGCGCAAGGTCTCTTAAAAGATCATAAAGAGATTACGGCAATATTTGCTATATCAGACATAATGGCCATTGGGGCAATTAAATCATGTTATGAAAATAGCTTGAAGGTTCCTGACGACATTGGCATTGTTGGATTTGACAATATAAGCTTTGCTTCCATGTACAATCCGTCTCTTACAACGGTGTCTCAGCCAAAGTATGATATAGGTTGTACTGCTATGGAGCTACTCATAAAGCAAATAGAAAATAAAGGAGGTTATAAAGAGAACATAGTTTTAGAGCATGAATTGATAATAAGGCATTCTACTGTAAAATGA
- a CDS encoding Gfo/Idh/MocA family protein produces MGEKIRIGIIGCGGIANGKHMPSLSKLDNVEMVAFCDVKEEKALKAAKDYGVDGAKTYNDYRKLLEDKSIDVVHVCTPNKSHSDITVDALEAGKHVMCEKPMAKTSNDAKRMLDAAKRTGKKLTIGYQNRFRPDSQYLHKLCQDGILGEIYFAKAHAIRRRAVPTWGVFLNEEEQGGGPLIDIGTHALDLTLWMMNNYKPKYVVGNTYRKLAERRNAANAWGPWDPDKFTVEDSAFGFITMENGATIILESSWALNSLDVDEAKTTLCGTEGGADMKDGLRINGEMNGRLYTTKIDLSSGGVAFYEGKAEDAADLEARLWIESIINDTEPVVKPEEAYVVSQILEAIYTSSKTGKPVYFNE; encoded by the coding sequence ATGGGAGAGAAGATAAGAATTGGAATAATAGGATGTGGAGGCATAGCAAATGGCAAGCACATGCCGTCCCTATCAAAGCTTGACAACGTAGAAATGGTTGCTTTTTGCGATGTAAAAGAGGAGAAAGCATTAAAAGCTGCAAAAGATTATGGTGTAGATGGAGCTAAGACATATAATGACTACAGAAAGCTTTTAGAGGATAAAAGCATCGATGTAGTGCACGTATGTACACCAAATAAATCACATTCAGATATAACAGTTGACGCATTAGAAGCTGGAAAGCACGTCATGTGCGAAAAACCTATGGCGAAGACTTCTAATGACGCTAAACGGATGCTGGATGCTGCAAAAAGAACTGGAAAGAAGTTGACAATAGGATATCAGAATCGCTTTAGGCCGGACTCTCAGTATTTGCACAAATTGTGTCAAGACGGTATCTTAGGTGAGATATACTTTGCAAAGGCACATGCTATAAGGCGTCGCGCTGTTCCTACATGGGGAGTATTTTTAAACGAAGAAGAGCAAGGTGGAGGGCCTCTTATAGATATCGGAACACATGCACTTGACTTAACCCTTTGGATGATGAACAACTATAAGCCTAAATACGTTGTCGGAAATACATACCGTAAATTAGCTGAAAGAAGGAATGCAGCGAATGCTTGGGGGCCATGGGATCCTGATAAATTTACGGTGGAAGATTCGGCTTTTGGCTTTATAACCATGGAAAATGGTGCAACGATCATTCTTGAATCCAGTTGGGCCTTAAATTCTCTCGATGTAGATGAAGCAAAGACCACATTGTGCGGGACAGAAGGTGGAGCAGACATGAAAGATGGGCTTAGGATCAATGGAGAGATGAATGGGCGATTGTACACTACAAAAATCGATTTAAGTTCAGGTGGTGTGGCATTTTACGAAGGAAAGGCAGAAGATGCTGCTGACTTGGAGGCAAGATTGTGGATAGAAAGTATTATAAACGATACGGAACCTGTCGTAAAGCCAGAAGAGGCATATGTAGTATCACAGATATTAGAGGCTATATACACATCATCAAAGACTGGTAAGCCAGTATATTTTAATGAATAG
- a CDS encoding sugar phosphate isomerase/epimerase family protein, which translates to MDLPLSLQLYTVRNELKDDFVGTLEKVAEIGYKGVEFAGYGGLKANELRRHLERLGLTPTGSHISLDVLKNNLDEEIEYNLEIGNKYIVCPWNKYEGKEDFIETAKLFNEIGEKCAEKGLIFCYHNHNHEFVNFDGKYGLDLLYENADLAFLKAEIDTYWVKYAGEDPVSYIKNYSGRVPLVHLKDMDDATKDFAEIGEGIMNIKDIIDASLETGVDWLIVEQDVCKRPPLESVKISFDNIKKM; encoded by the coding sequence ATGGATTTGCCGTTGTCACTGCAGTTGTACACTGTAAGAAATGAATTGAAAGACGATTTTGTAGGGACTTTAGAGAAAGTGGCAGAGATAGGGTACAAAGGTGTTGAATTTGCTGGATATGGTGGCTTAAAGGCAAATGAACTAAGAAGACATTTAGAACGACTTGGATTGACCCCGACTGGAAGTCACATAAGTTTAGATGTGCTAAAAAACAATCTTGACGAAGAAATAGAGTACAACCTCGAAATAGGAAACAAATACATTGTATGCCCTTGGAACAAATACGAGGGGAAAGAGGATTTCATTGAAACTGCGAAACTTTTTAATGAAATAGGAGAGAAGTGTGCAGAAAAAGGATTGATTTTTTGCTATCATAACCATAATCATGAATTCGTTAACTTTGACGGAAAATACGGATTGGATTTGCTCTATGAAAATGCTGATTTAGCATTTTTGAAGGCAGAGATAGACACGTATTGGGTCAAATATGCTGGAGAAGATCCTGTAAGTTACATTAAAAACTACAGTGGTCGTGTGCCTTTGGTACATCTAAAGGATATGGATGATGCAACAAAGGATTTTGCTGAGATTGGCGAAGGTATTATGAATATTAAGGATATTATAGACGCTTCACTTGAGACAGGTGTCGATTGGCTTATAGTTGAACAAGATGTTTGCAAAAGGCCGCCTCTTGAAAGTGTTAAGATAAGCTTTGATAATATAAAGAAAATGTGA
- a CDS encoding sugar phosphate isomerase/epimerase family protein translates to MYLGFLTVCLGNMPLLDKAKWASENGFKSLEIACWPQLNDRDYSSCDIDVETLTEEEAEETKKYLKDLGLSISSLAYYDNNLHPDPEKRVFINNHTKKCIDAAAMLGTSMVGTFIGRNPEKNLKENFDEFEEVFGDIVSYAESKGIKVIIENCPMEGWQKEGLPGTISFTPELWEEMFRRIPSMNFGLNLDPSHLLFQLIDYVKVVPAFKDRIFHVHAKDAEIFKDKLEWYGVFNRQFHKKGETGYWRFRMPGLGQVDWNKFIKALKDVGYDGVISIEHEDPLYEGSEEKVKEGLKLGYDHLKQFI, encoded by the coding sequence ATGTATCTTGGATTTTTAACAGTTTGTTTAGGAAACATGCCACTTTTGGATAAGGCTAAGTGGGCATCAGAGAATGGGTTTAAATCATTAGAAATTGCTTGTTGGCCGCAGCTAAACGACAGAGATTATTCCAGTTGTGACATAGATGTAGAAACGCTGACAGAAGAAGAAGCTGAGGAAACAAAGAAATACTTGAAAGATTTGGGTCTTTCCATATCGTCTTTGGCATACTATGATAATAATTTGCACCCTGATCCTGAAAAGAGGGTATTTATAAACAATCACACTAAAAAATGCATAGATGCTGCAGCAATGTTAGGTACATCTATGGTTGGAACGTTTATAGGTAGAAATCCTGAGAAAAACCTAAAAGAAAACTTTGATGAATTTGAAGAAGTCTTTGGTGACATAGTGAGCTATGCGGAAAGCAAAGGAATAAAGGTCATAATCGAAAATTGTCCGATGGAAGGTTGGCAGAAAGAAGGACTTCCTGGTACAATATCATTTACTCCAGAGCTTTGGGAGGAGATGTTTAGGCGAATACCGTCTATGAATTTTGGACTTAACTTAGACCCATCTCACCTTTTGTTTCAGCTAATTGATTATGTAAAAGTTGTGCCAGCATTTAAGGATAGAATTTTCCACGTACATGCAAAAGACGCTGAAATTTTCAAAGATAAGCTTGAGTGGTATGGCGTATTTAACAGGCAATTTCATAAAAAAGGCGAAACAGGCTATTGGAGGTTTAGAATGCCTGGCCTTGGTCAAGTGGATTGGAACAAGTTTATAAAAGCTTTAAAAGATGTAGGATACGATGGGGTTATAAGCATTGAGCATGAAGATCCGCTGTATGAAGGCAGCGAGGAAAAAGTCAAAGAAGGATTGAAATTAGGGTATGATCATTTGAAACAATTCATATAA
- a CDS encoding Gfo/Idh/MocA family protein, which produces MPIKLGIIGYGGMGMWHHKNAPKVKGVDVVAAYDIDAYQIDVAKKAGLRGYDKLDEFLKDEEVNTVLIATPNDVHKDLAVASANAGKNVIVEKPVAMSMKEIDEIIEAAEKNSVVFTVHQNRRWDKDFNKVKKAVELGMIGDVYTIESRVHGAGGLIYGWRNKKECGGGMLLDWGVHLIDQILYMIPNKVVRVYAELFSVLNKDVDDYFKLLMKFDNGLSAQIEVGTFCLKPLPRWFVGGNKGTLVVDDFEGHGEIVKLNKLADKFDAEIVETTAGPTRTFAPRPEEVKDHFELPDVNTEWIEFYENVRDTIEGKAELIVKPDEVKRVYSIIEAAFKSNYIGKAVEL; this is translated from the coding sequence ATGCCAATTAAACTTGGAATAATAGGCTATGGTGGAATGGGAATGTGGCATCATAAAAACGCACCAAAAGTTAAAGGTGTAGATGTAGTGGCGGCGTACGATATTGATGCATATCAAATCGATGTAGCGAAAAAAGCTGGACTTAGAGGATATGATAAGTTGGATGAATTTTTAAAAGATGAGGAAGTAAATACCGTATTAATTGCAACTCCCAACGATGTGCATAAGGATCTTGCAGTGGCATCAGCAAATGCTGGAAAGAATGTTATAGTTGAAAAGCCTGTTGCAATGTCAATGAAAGAAATAGATGAAATAATAGAGGCTGCAGAGAAGAACAGCGTGGTGTTTACAGTACATCAGAACCGCAGATGGGATAAAGACTTTAATAAAGTGAAAAAAGCCGTAGAATTAGGTATGATTGGTGATGTCTATACAATCGAAAGCAGAGTACACGGCGCAGGTGGATTAATTTACGGTTGGAGGAATAAAAAAGAGTGCGGCGGCGGGATGCTTTTAGATTGGGGCGTCCACCTTATAGATCAGATTTTGTATATGATCCCGAATAAAGTAGTCAGAGTCTACGCTGAACTATTTAGTGTATTAAACAAAGATGTAGACGACTATTTCAAACTGTTGATGAAATTTGACAATGGTTTATCTGCACAGATAGAAGTTGGAACATTTTGCCTAAAGCCATTGCCAAGATGGTTTGTGGGCGGAAATAAAGGGACACTGGTAGTAGATGATTTTGAAGGACATGGTGAAATTGTCAAGCTAAATAAGCTTGCAGACAAATTTGATGCGGAAATAGTAGAGACGACGGCAGGACCGACCCGCACATTTGCACCGAGACCAGAAGAAGTAAAAGATCATTTTGAACTTCCAGATGTAAACACAGAGTGGATAGAGTTTTATGAGAATGTCCGCGATACGATTGAAGGAAAAGCAGAGCTTATAGTAAAACCAGATGAAGTAAAAAGAGTTTATTCGATAATAGAAGCTGCATTTAAATCAAACTATATAGGAAAAGCTGTTGAGCTATAA